Sequence from the Paenibacillus tundrae genome:
AACTTGTTGAACGGCTTAGTTGGGATTTTGGACATTTGCATTCAGTTCTGTTATCTTTAATCATAAAAAAGCAGATTAGCCAATTACCTGGAACTAGATATGCAAGGGTATGACGATGCTGTGACGTATGCAGCGTGTGAATATAGATTATTAACGGAAGTTAACGGCTATGATGAGCATTACTATGAATTGGAACCAAGCAGTTTCATGACTGAGAGGAGATGGACCTATGGCGGATTCACTCGTAATCGTGGAGTCGCCCTCAAAGGCGAAGACCATTGGCAAATATTTAGGCAGCAAGTTCATCGTTAAGGCTTCGATGGGACATGTGCGTGATTTGCCGAAAAGTCAGATCGGCGTTGAGGTTGAGAATGATTTTAATCCGAAATATATTACGATCCGCGGCAAAGGTTCGATTTTGAAAGAACTGAAAGATGCACGTAAGAAAGTGAAAAAAGTGTACCTCGCAGCTGACCCGGATCGCGAAGGTGAGGCTATTGCATGGCATTTGGCCCATGCCTTGGAACTTGATGATACAGAAGATTGCCGCGTTGTATTTAATGAGATTACTAAACAAGCCGTCAAGGATGCGTTCAAAACGCCGCGCAAAATCAATATGGATCTGGTTAATGCGCAGCAGGCAAGACGTATTCTGGATCGGCTCGTAGGATATAAGATTAGCCCTTTATTATGGAAGAAAGTCAAAAAAGGACTATCGGCTGGTCGGGTTCAATCGGTAGCGGTCAAAATCATTTTGGATCGTGAAAATGAAATTGATGATTTTGTACCTGAAGAGTACTGGAGCATTACCGCTAAGCTGATAGCTGACGGAAACCCATTTGAAGCTAAATTTCATCAGTTGAACGGCACCAAGACCGAACTGGGTAGCGAAGCTGAAGTGCAGGCGATCCTAAAACAGATCGAGGGCGCTGACTTTACGGTCAAAGAAGTGAAAGAGAAGGAACGTAGTCGGAATCCTTCCGCTCCGTTTACGACGAGTTCCTTGCAACAGGAAGCCGCTCGTAAATTGAATTTCAGAGCTTCTAAGACCATGTCCGTTGCACAACAGCTGTATGAAGGCGTAGACCTGGGAAAAGAAGGCACAGTGGGTCTCATCACGTATATGAGAACCGATTCCACACGAATCGCAGCGTCTGCACAGGAAGAAGCAAAGGAATACATCATTGGCAAGTACGGCGAACCATTTGCGCCTGAAACACCTAGAAACTATTCCAAAAAGGCAGCTAATGCACAGGATGCGCATGAAGCTATTCGTCCTACGTCCATTTTGCGCGATCCGGATTCGATTAAATCATTTATGAGCCGGGATCAATTCCGCTTATATAAATTAATCTGGGAACGTTTTGTCGCAAGTCAGATGTCATCCGCTATTCTAGACACACTGTCTGTTGATATTGCTGTCGGAGATACGATCTTCCGCGCTGCGGGCTCCAAAGTTCGCTTCCAAGGTTTCATGAAGGTATATGTGGAAGGTAACGATGACGGTACAACAGAAGAAGATCGCTTGCTTCCTCCTCTGAAAAATGGAGATGTACTGGAGAAACAGGAGATCGAGCCGAAGCAGCACTTCACACAGCCACCACCGCGTTATACCGAGGCTAGGCTGGTTAAGACTCTTGAAGAACTGGGCATAGGTCGTCCGAGTACATATGCGCCAACACTGGAAACGATTCAGAAGCGCGGGTATGTTGCGATCGAGGAAAAGAAATTCATGCCTACAGAGTTAGGTGAGCTTGTCATAGAACAGATGGAAGAGTTTTTCCCAGAAATTCTTAATGTAGAGTTTACTGCCAACATGGAAGGTGACCTTGACCATGTAGAAGAAGGCTCTGAGGATTGGGTCAAGGTTCTCGCGGAATTTTACGAATCCTTCGAGAAACGACTTGAATTTGCAGAAGAAGAAATGAAGGAAATTGAGATTGAAGATGAAGTTTCTGATGAAATCTGCGAGAAGTGCGGTAAACATTTAGTTTACAAGCTTGGCCGTTTTGGTAAGTTTTTGGCTTGTTCTGGCTTCCCGGAGTGTCGGAATACCAAACCAATTATTAAGGATATCGGCGTGACTTGTCCGAAATGTAAGGAAGGGCATGTTGTAGAGCGACGGAGCAAAAAGGGACGTGTATTCTATGGATGTGACAAGTATCCTGAATGTGACTTTGTCTCGTGGGATAAGCCATCAGCGAAGCCATGTCCAAGCTGCGGTTCGTTAATGATTGAGAAGCGCAATAAGCAAGGTACACGATTACAATGTACGTCCTGTGACCATCAGGAACCTGTGGAAGAAGCAGACGAGGAATCAGCGGATTAGCATATATGGGGGTAAATGATTTTGACTAACGAACAACAAGTAACGGTTATTGGAGCAGGTCTGGCAGGAACAGAAGCAGCTTGGCAGATTGCGAGTCGCGGTGTACGTGTGAAACTATACGAGATGAGACCGGTTGTGAAAACACCGGCTCATCATACAGATAAATTTGCAGAGCTGGTATGCAGTAACTCACTGCGTGCTAACGGACTGACCAATGCAGTAGGTGTTCTTAAGGAAGAAATGAGAATGCTTAACTCTCTTGTTCTTGGAGCAGCAGATAAGCATGCTGTACCAGCAGGTGGAGCACTTGCGGTTGACCGTGATGGATTCTCGGGGGAGATTACTTCTACGCTGCAACAGCATCCTTTAATTGAGGTTGTCAATGAAGAACTGACTTCCCTTCCGGAAGATGGCATCGTAGTTGTTGCAACAGGGCCTTTGACATCTCCTGCATTATCGGAGCAGATCAAAGCACTCATGGGAGAGGAATACTTCTACTTCTATGATGCGGCTGCACCAATCATTGAAAAAGACTCGATCGACATGAATAAAGTCTACCTAGCTTCCCGTTATGATAAGGGAGAGGCGGCATATCTGAACTGTCCGATGACAGAAGAGGAATTTGATGTATTCTACGATGCATTGATTACCGCTGAGGTCGCTCAATTAAAAGAGTTTGAGAAAGAGATTTACTTTGAAGGCTGTATGCCAATCGAAGTGATGATGAAACGTGGTAAACAAACAGCATTGTTTGGACCGATGAAGCCCGTAGGTCTAGTTAACCCACATACAGGAACACTTCCACATGCGGTAGTTCAACTTAGACAGGATAATGCTGCAGGAACGTTGTATAATCTGGTTGGATTCCAGACACATCTGAAGTGGGGAGAACAAAAACGTGTGTTTTCATTGATTCCTGGTCTTGAAAATGCAGAGTTTGTACGTTACGGCGTGATGCATCGCAATACATTTATTAATTCTCCAAAATTGTTGCGTCCAACGTATCAATTTAAAGACCGTCCTAACCTGTTCTTCGCTGGACAAATGACAGGTGTTGAAGGATATGTCGAATCGGCTGCATCAGGTCTTATTGCAGGTATGAATGCTGCAAAAGCAGCTCTCGGTCAGGAACTTGTAGTACTGCCAGTAGAAACAACACTGGGTAGTATGGCACAATATATTACGACTGCTGATTTTAAACACTTCCAGCCTATGAATGCAAACTTTGGTTTGTTGCCGAAACTGGAAACCAAAATACGCAACAAAAAGGAAAAGAATGAAGCTCTTGCTCAGCGTGCATTGGATGGAATTGCTCGGTTTGCTGCTTCAGAAGGTCTAACCGTTCCTGAACGCGTATAAATTATTCGTGGGGGAGGCTATATCATGGATATGTCATTTCATGCCACTACGATCTGTGCAGTGCGCCATAATGGCAAGGCAGCGATTGCTGGAGATGGTCAAGTGACCATGGGGCAAAGTGTTGTTATGAAGAATACCGCCAAAAAGGTAAGACGTTTGTATCGCGGACAGGTCGTTGCTGGTTTTGCCGGCTCTGTGGCAGATGCGATTACACTCTTTGAGAAATTCGAAGGCAAGTTAGAGGAGCACCATGGTAATTTACAGCGGGCTGCTGTAGAGCTTGCCAAAGACTGGAGACAGGATCGGATACTCCGTAAGCTTGAAGCGCTCTTAATCGTTATGGACAAAACAGGGATGTTGCTCATCTCTGGTGGTGGCGAGATCATCGAGCCGGATGATGATGTTATTGCCATAGGATCAGGAGGAAACTTCGCTCT
This genomic interval carries:
- the topA gene encoding type I DNA topoisomerase, which gives rise to MADSLVIVESPSKAKTIGKYLGSKFIVKASMGHVRDLPKSQIGVEVENDFNPKYITIRGKGSILKELKDARKKVKKVYLAADPDREGEAIAWHLAHALELDDTEDCRVVFNEITKQAVKDAFKTPRKINMDLVNAQQARRILDRLVGYKISPLLWKKVKKGLSAGRVQSVAVKIILDRENEIDDFVPEEYWSITAKLIADGNPFEAKFHQLNGTKTELGSEAEVQAILKQIEGADFTVKEVKEKERSRNPSAPFTTSSLQQEAARKLNFRASKTMSVAQQLYEGVDLGKEGTVGLITYMRTDSTRIAASAQEEAKEYIIGKYGEPFAPETPRNYSKKAANAQDAHEAIRPTSILRDPDSIKSFMSRDQFRLYKLIWERFVASQMSSAILDTLSVDIAVGDTIFRAAGSKVRFQGFMKVYVEGNDDGTTEEDRLLPPLKNGDVLEKQEIEPKQHFTQPPPRYTEARLVKTLEELGIGRPSTYAPTLETIQKRGYVAIEEKKFMPTELGELVIEQMEEFFPEILNVEFTANMEGDLDHVEEGSEDWVKVLAEFYESFEKRLEFAEEEMKEIEIEDEVSDEICEKCGKHLVYKLGRFGKFLACSGFPECRNTKPIIKDIGVTCPKCKEGHVVERRSKKGRVFYGCDKYPECDFVSWDKPSAKPCPSCGSLMIEKRNKQGTRLQCTSCDHQEPVEEADEESAD
- the trmFO gene encoding FADH(2)-oxidizing methylenetetrahydrofolate--tRNA-(uracil(54)-C(5))-methyltransferase TrmFO — its product is MILTNEQQVTVIGAGLAGTEAAWQIASRGVRVKLYEMRPVVKTPAHHTDKFAELVCSNSLRANGLTNAVGVLKEEMRMLNSLVLGAADKHAVPAGGALAVDRDGFSGEITSTLQQHPLIEVVNEELTSLPEDGIVVVATGPLTSPALSEQIKALMGEEYFYFYDAAAPIIEKDSIDMNKVYLASRYDKGEAAYLNCPMTEEEFDVFYDALITAEVAQLKEFEKEIYFEGCMPIEVMMKRGKQTALFGPMKPVGLVNPHTGTLPHAVVQLRQDNAAGTLYNLVGFQTHLKWGEQKRVFSLIPGLENAEFVRYGVMHRNTFINSPKLLRPTYQFKDRPNLFFAGQMTGVEGYVESAASGLIAGMNAAKAALGQELVVLPVETTLGSMAQYITTADFKHFQPMNANFGLLPKLETKIRNKKEKNEALAQRALDGIARFAASEGLTVPERV
- the hslV gene encoding ATP-dependent protease subunit HslV translates to MDMSFHATTICAVRHNGKAAIAGDGQVTMGQSVVMKNTAKKVRRLYRGQVVAGFAGSVADAITLFEKFEGKLEEHHGNLQRAAVELAKDWRQDRILRKLEALLIVMDKTGMLLISGGGEIIEPDDDVIAIGSGGNFALSAARALKRHAGNLEAKDIARESLQIAAELCVYTNTNIIVEEL